TCCTTGTCGGTAATGGCTGGAATACGTATCAGCGAGCTATAGACACCGATATCAGCTACAGACATCTGGGAGCCACCGAaatattgctgctgctgcagacgcTTGTCCAGTAGCCTCACCATGGCTACTTGAGCTTTGTGGGTGCTGCAGCGCAAGAGCTGATAGCAAATGTCGAGGACGAGATCGATCTCATTGCAGAGCGGAGAGCCCTCGTAGCGATATTCGACGGGTCCCACACGGCCCAAATACCGAATTACATTCACTTCGCCATAAATGGGCACATACATGGTGGGTGAGCTGATCATCTCCGTGTGCTCGCCTGTCGAAAGACACCCCCAAGATAAGTATAGTCAGTGCGTGTCCATGATCAATTCGCTTACAGTTTTTCCAAATGAGAGTTACATTGATATTGGGCAGAGCATTATTCACTGGAACCTTGGCCAGCTTTGCCTCAAATTCACGAGCTGCCGGTCCAATGTCCGCCATAGTCGAATGTGTGAAGGTCTTCACATTCACCGTGTACAGATCCCTCCAAGCATTCTTCAATGCCAACAGTGCGTAGGGTATGAAGTTGGGATGACCATTGATTACAATGTCTTGGAGTGGCACCTGCATGGGGTATTTATGTAAGGTGTATTCGGTTTTATTCTGGCCAATCTTAAGCTGCCACCAAC
The sequence above is a segment of the Drosophila pseudoobscura strain MV-25-SWS-2005 chromosome X, UCI_Dpse_MV25, whole genome shotgun sequence genome. Coding sequences within it:
- the AIMP2 gene encoding probable aminoacyl tRNA synthase complex-interacting multifunctional protein 2 isoform X4, with translation MYELKTLLPQFDIKLPTCMYELKNVSLSADPATSTSSGGCDDTASIAMRQEKLLQQLEALKTQLGKIRADLGVCGKTVQHTTAYQNGGLKEVPLQDIVINGHPNFIPYALLALKNAWRDLYTVNVKTFTHSTMADIGPAAREFEAKLAKVPVNNALPNINVTLIWKNCEHTEMISSPTMYVPIYGEVNVIRYLGRVGPVEYRYEGSPLCNEIDLVLDICYQLLRCSTHKAQVAMVRLLDKRLQQQQYFGGSQMSVADIGVYSSLIRIPAITDKDLTPALLAWRKRAKLVTQI
- the AIMP2 gene encoding probable aminoacyl tRNA synthase complex-interacting multifunctional protein 2 isoform X1; the protein is MYELKTLLPQFDIKLPTCMYELKNVSLSADPATSTSSGGCKGQLRLFQSKSEFSSSINSRNSVTCALDLDILGRQIQHLLKQDDTASIAMRQEKLLQQLEALKTQLGKIRADLGVCGKTVQHTTAYQNGGLKEVPLQDIVINGHPNFIPYALLALKNAWRDLYTVNVKTFTHSTMADIGPAAREFEAKLAKVPVNNALPNINVTLIWKNCEHTEMISSPTMYVPIYGEVNVIRYLGRVGPVEYRYEGSPLCNEIDLVLDICYQLLRCSTHKAQVAMVRLLDKRLQQQQYFGGSQMSVADIGVYSSLIRIPAITDKDLTPALLAWRKRAKLVTQI
- the AIMP2 gene encoding probable aminoacyl tRNA synthase complex-interacting multifunctional protein 2 isoform X3, whose translation is MYELKTLLPQFDIKLPTCMYELKNVSLSADPATSTSSGGCQDDTASIAMRQEKLLQQLEALKTQLGKIRADLGVCGKTVQHTTAYQNGGLKEVPLQDIVINGHPNFIPYALLALKNAWRDLYTVNVKTFTHSTMADIGPAAREFEAKLAKVPVNNALPNINVTLIWKNCEHTEMISSPTMYVPIYGEVNVIRYLGRVGPVEYRYEGSPLCNEIDLVLDICYQLLRCSTHKAQVAMVRLLDKRLQQQQYFGGSQMSVADIGVYSSLIRIPAITDKDLTPALLAWRKRAKLVTQI
- the AIMP2 gene encoding probable aminoacyl tRNA synthase complex-interacting multifunctional protein 2 isoform X2; protein product: MYELKTLLPQFDIKLPTCMYELKNVSLSADPATSTSSGGCKGQLRLFQSKSEFSSSINSRNSVTCALDLDILGRQIQHLLKDDTASIAMRQEKLLQQLEALKTQLGKIRADLGVCGKTVQHTTAYQNGGLKEVPLQDIVINGHPNFIPYALLALKNAWRDLYTVNVKTFTHSTMADIGPAAREFEAKLAKVPVNNALPNINVTLIWKNCEHTEMISSPTMYVPIYGEVNVIRYLGRVGPVEYRYEGSPLCNEIDLVLDICYQLLRCSTHKAQVAMVRLLDKRLQQQQYFGGSQMSVADIGVYSSLIRIPAITDKDLTPALLAWRKRAKLVTQI